A window of the Microbacterium sp. LWH13-1.2 genome harbors these coding sequences:
- a CDS encoding iron chelate uptake ABC transporter family permease subunit — protein sequence MDRAAAQTPAASERTHDAVAAIIAGRRSRHRRHAVATIVLGVMLVVLFAVALMIGNTFYPLDEVIRVILGETVPGASFTVGELRLPRAVLAILAGFAFGIAGVSFQTLLRNPLASPDIIGISNGAGAAAVFGIVVLSLNGPVVSLLALVGAIATAGIIYLLSIKNGFAGTRLILIGIGVAAMLQSVISYMLSRAASWDIQTAMQWLTGSLNNASWERVMPLAIAAAVIMPLLLSQGRALGAMQLGDDSASGLGVRVNTTRLLFILGAVALLAFATAACGPIAFVAFMAGPIAARITGPGANLLLPSAFVGAVLVLGGDLLGQFAFGDRYPVGVITGVLGAPYLIFLLIRTNRSGGSL from the coding sequence ATCGACCGGGCTGCGGCCCAGACTCCTGCGGCATCCGAGCGCACTCACGACGCCGTCGCCGCGATCATCGCTGGGCGCCGTTCGCGCCACCGTCGCCACGCTGTCGCAACCATCGTGCTCGGCGTGATGCTCGTGGTGCTGTTCGCCGTCGCCCTGATGATCGGCAACACGTTCTATCCGCTCGACGAGGTGATCCGCGTCATCCTCGGCGAGACCGTGCCGGGCGCCTCGTTCACGGTGGGCGAGCTGCGGCTTCCTCGGGCGGTACTCGCGATCCTCGCCGGCTTCGCGTTCGGCATCGCGGGCGTCTCGTTCCAGACGCTGCTCCGCAACCCGCTCGCGTCTCCCGACATCATCGGCATCTCGAACGGCGCCGGCGCCGCTGCGGTGTTCGGCATCGTGGTGCTGTCGCTGAACGGCCCGGTGGTCTCGCTCCTGGCTCTCGTCGGCGCGATCGCGACCGCGGGCATCATCTACCTGCTGTCGATCAAGAACGGCTTCGCGGGCACGAGACTGATCCTGATCGGCATCGGCGTCGCGGCGATGCTGCAGAGCGTCATCTCGTACATGCTGTCGCGCGCAGCGAGCTGGGACATCCAGACCGCGATGCAGTGGCTCACCGGAAGCCTGAACAATGCCTCGTGGGAGCGCGTCATGCCCCTTGCGATCGCCGCGGCCGTCATCATGCCGCTGCTGCTCTCGCAGGGGCGCGCGCTCGGTGCGATGCAGCTCGGCGACGATTCGGCGTCCGGTCTCGGCGTGCGGGTCAACACCACCCGCCTGCTGTTCATCCTGGGTGCCGTCGCCCTGCTCGCCTTCGCGACCGCCGCGTGCGGCCCCATCGCGTTCGTCGCGTTCATGGCCGGTCCCATCGCGGCCCGCATCACCGGCCCGGGTGCGAACCTGCTGCTTCCGAGCGCGTTCGTCGGTGCCGTGCTGGTGCTCGGCGGCGATCTGCTCGGTCAGTTCGCGTTCGGGGATCGCTACCCGGTCGGCGTGATCACCGGTGTGCTCGGCGCTCCCTATCTCATCTTCCTGCTCATCCGCACCAACCGCTCGGGAGGCTCACTGTGA